One SAR324 cluster bacterium genomic region harbors:
- a CDS encoding PAS domain S-box protein gives MKHQISFAGDERISQIMELVIALAAGNLEQRGTVSDAGDELDAILGGLNMLAEELMNSTNSLKAARNYYENIIKSMVDTLIVLNAEAIIQTVNPATLALLGYEEKELVGTSFRIILDDTDTLFREYGDLLNQQNTIHNLEINYVTKEHRKIPMLFSASVIHDDAGNIHAIACVAQDITQRKEAEIKLQKFVDALMSTNKQLQETQTQLVQSAKLASIGELATGVAHELNQPLAYLRNISQLRLQMGPEALTGQLAYETFEEFVQQTDRMRKIINHLRNFARHSPQTPKLIDLPVILESSFTLLNEQFRLRNIEVKWELAEGLPQIMGNASQLEQVFINLLSNARDALDGNPESQVVIQTEHRPQPVGAGEVVIRFKDNGCGIPREMIDRIFDPFFTTKEVGKGTGLGLSISYGIVKEHQGTITVSSKKDQGTVFELSFPCPGP, from the coding sequence ATGAAACATCAAATATCCTTTGCAGGGGATGAACGAATCTCTCAAATTATGGAACTGGTCATTGCGTTGGCTGCCGGAAATCTGGAGCAACGAGGCACTGTCTCTGACGCTGGTGATGAACTGGACGCGATCCTGGGTGGCTTGAACATGCTGGCAGAAGAACTGATGAATTCTACAAATTCGTTGAAAGCGGCTCGAAATTATTATGAAAACATCATTAAATCCATGGTTGATACATTGATTGTCCTGAATGCAGAGGCGATCATTCAAACCGTGAATCCTGCTACGCTGGCGCTGTTGGGCTATGAGGAAAAAGAACTGGTGGGAACGTCCTTCCGCATCATTCTGGACGACACGGACACACTCTTCAGGGAATATGGTGATCTGCTCAACCAACAGAATACCATTCATAATCTGGAAATAAACTATGTGACCAAAGAACATAGAAAGATTCCCATGTTGTTTTCAGCCTCTGTGATCCATGATGACGCTGGCAACATCCACGCAATTGCCTGTGTCGCCCAGGATATTACCCAACGAAAAGAAGCGGAAATTAAACTGCAAAAATTTGTCGATGCGTTGATGAGCACCAACAAACAGCTTCAGGAAACACAGACTCAACTCGTGCAGTCCGCCAAACTGGCTTCAATCGGAGAGTTGGCAACCGGGGTTGCTCATGAACTCAATCAACCGCTGGCGTATTTGCGGAACATCTCGCAATTGCGCCTCCAGATGGGACCGGAAGCCCTTACCGGTCAATTGGCCTATGAAACTTTTGAAGAGTTCGTCCAGCAAACCGACCGTATGCGAAAGATCATCAATCATTTGAGAAACTTTGCCAGACACAGTCCTCAAACGCCGAAACTGATTGATCTGCCTGTGATTCTGGAAAGCAGTTTCACCTTATTGAATGAGCAATTCAGGTTGCGCAACATTGAAGTGAAATGGGAGTTGGCAGAAGGGTTGCCTCAGATCATGGGCAATGCCTCACAACTGGAGCAGGTGTTTATCAATCTGTTGAGCAATGCCCGCGACGCTCTGGATGGAAATCCGGAATCTCAGGTGGTCATACAGACAGAACATCGCCCTCAACCGGTTGGAGCCGGAGAGGTTGTTATCCGCTTCAAAGACAACGGCTGTGGTATCCCCAGGGAGATGATCGACCGTATTTTTGATCCGTTTTTCACCACCAAGGAAGTGGGCAAGGGAACAGGATTGGGATTATCCATCAGTTATGGCATTGTGAAGGAACACCAGGGCACCATCACGGTTTCCAGCAAAAAAGATCAAGGCACCGTGTTTGAACTCTCGTTCCCCTGCCCGGGCCCGTAG
- a CDS encoding response regulator: MLSEETRGQSLLIVDDDPSIRKLLLEILKQTPHEVDSAMDGEEGFQKYIERFISPDKEADDKKQPYDLMIVDLKMPRMDGRALIQSIRKTNPDLAFIVLTGHGDLTQANLLLTDYGISDFLLKPLDHPNQLLFSITNALEKRRLNLELKAQYRLVRDLTIERGKLIQKLEFRVEQGQMELKNEREQRLKIAEELAQHRTLLNQWNSIPAEIQNTMEDVLNRFGSEVNDLDPELLGALIRMTSRYGNNLSQFIKISKEQDLQSIHKRQERIDLLKKLPLFSQLNAFELITLTEKMREMEVPADTILLTQGQPADKVYFVEAGDLEILVNDELVAHRTPGDSVGEMSCLRGEENASATVRALTPCRILQIERDEFMEVVNRLPQLWQQVFRDMSQRLTDSNQRTSELFQHSSQGLMKIDPTGNVTNEYSLQCTHLLGTRQLMGKSAESLLFPNNPRYQEEWRLTFTLLFENTVMGFDMLTDMFPKETTIVLGGESREYRLSYYPCRNAEKKLVALDVGIDDVTQERILAREGEQLKKERAVVQKIYEDPDSFLQFLRLAEATTESVQQFAQCLSATPTDDTLKARVDLMRQLHTLKGISGIFLFDRLKKITHELEDALRRDNRNDLDPPSAKTQLEEGLNQLDAQMQYAHALLDTMKPEVKRRMMGIVFSREQFALLKESLQQEKNPKVWQIVNQVDLVPVKKLTQHWPDEIAKLSQQLGKLVKFRIHETEPVAIIHELFEKLEAPLIHLLRNSMDHGIETPDIRSRRDKSEWGYITFGISRVENNLILKIADDGQGIDLDKVIQKARSHPGLDSSLLQQWIDRQVAWKILFLPGFSTASKVTDVSGRGVGMDAVKAMIEELGGSLEVETEPQQGTAFVLNIPLKN, from the coding sequence ATGCTTTCTGAGGAAACAAGGGGTCAAAGCCTTCTGATCGTGGATGATGACCCGTCTATTCGTAAACTTTTGCTGGAAATTTTGAAACAGACTCCGCACGAAGTGGATTCTGCCATGGATGGAGAGGAGGGGTTTCAAAAATACATAGAACGATTTATTTCTCCGGACAAAGAGGCTGACGACAAAAAACAACCTTATGACCTGATGATTGTCGATCTTAAAATGCCTCGTATGGATGGTCGCGCCCTGATTCAGAGTATTCGCAAAACCAACCCTGATCTGGCCTTCATCGTATTGACCGGGCATGGCGATTTGACTCAGGCAAACCTCCTGTTGACAGACTATGGCATTTCCGACTTTCTGTTAAAACCACTGGACCATCCCAATCAATTGCTGTTTTCCATCACAAACGCTCTTGAAAAACGACGCTTGAACCTTGAATTGAAAGCACAGTACAGGCTGGTTCGTGATCTCACCATTGAGCGGGGAAAACTGATCCAGAAACTGGAATTTCGGGTTGAACAGGGTCAGATGGAATTGAAGAATGAGCGGGAGCAACGGTTGAAGATTGCTGAGGAACTGGCTCAGCATCGAACCTTGCTCAATCAATGGAATTCAATTCCTGCCGAGATTCAGAACACGATGGAAGACGTGTTGAATCGCTTTGGTTCTGAGGTGAATGATCTGGATCCTGAATTGCTGGGGGCCCTCATTCGCATGACCAGTCGCTATGGCAACAATCTATCCCAATTTATCAAGATCAGTAAAGAACAGGATCTCCAATCCATTCACAAACGACAGGAGCGGATCGACCTGCTGAAAAAACTTCCGCTGTTCAGTCAACTCAATGCGTTCGAACTGATCACCCTCACTGAAAAAATGCGGGAAATGGAGGTGCCTGCGGATACGATTCTGCTGACACAGGGACAACCTGCGGATAAGGTTTATTTTGTCGAAGCCGGAGATTTGGAGATTCTGGTCAACGATGAGCTGGTTGCTCATCGGACACCGGGGGATTCTGTGGGGGAAATGTCTTGTCTGAGAGGCGAAGAAAACGCCTCAGCCACTGTCAGGGCACTGACACCATGTCGTATTCTGCAAATTGAACGGGATGAATTTATGGAGGTCGTTAACCGGTTGCCGCAGTTATGGCAGCAGGTTTTTCGTGACATGAGCCAGCGCCTGACTGACAGCAATCAGCGCACCAGCGAGTTGTTTCAACATAGTTCTCAGGGGTTGATGAAAATCGACCCGACAGGAAACGTCACCAATGAATATTCCCTTCAGTGCACCCATTTGCTGGGTACCCGTCAACTGATGGGAAAATCTGCTGAAAGCCTGTTATTTCCAAACAATCCGCGCTATCAGGAAGAATGGCGACTCACCTTCACGCTTCTGTTTGAAAACACCGTGATGGGCTTTGACATGCTCACGGATATGTTTCCCAAAGAAACAACCATCGTTCTGGGAGGAGAGTCCAGAGAATACCGGTTGAGTTATTATCCCTGCCGCAATGCGGAAAAGAAACTGGTGGCCCTGGATGTTGGTATTGATGATGTCACTCAGGAAAGAATACTGGCTCGTGAAGGAGAGCAACTCAAAAAAGAAAGAGCGGTTGTTCAAAAAATTTATGAAGACCCTGATTCTTTTTTACAATTTCTGCGACTTGCGGAAGCAACGACTGAATCGGTCCAACAATTTGCTCAGTGCTTGTCAGCAACGCCGACCGACGACACACTCAAGGCCCGGGTTGACCTGATGCGGCAATTGCATACGCTGAAGGGAATCAGCGGAATTTTTCTGTTTGATCGCCTGAAAAAAATTACCCATGAGCTTGAAGATGCCTTGCGTCGTGACAACCGGAACGATCTGGATCCACCATCTGCCAAAACACAACTGGAAGAGGGCCTTAACCAACTGGACGCACAAATGCAGTATGCGCATGCCCTTCTGGATACCATGAAACCAGAGGTGAAACGCAGAATGATGGGGATTGTCTTTTCACGGGAACAGTTTGCTCTGCTGAAAGAGAGTCTTCAGCAGGAAAAAAACCCGAAAGTCTGGCAGATTGTGAATCAGGTGGATCTGGTTCCTGTGAAAAAACTGACTCAACACTGGCCTGATGAAATCGCGAAATTGAGTCAACAGTTAGGCAAACTGGTGAAATTCCGCATTCATGAAACCGAACCGGTAGCAATCATCCATGAGTTGTTTGAAAAACTCGAAGCACCACTGATACATTTACTGCGGAACTCGATGGACCACGGAATTGAAACACCCGATATACGCTCCCGACGGGACAAATCCGAATGGGGTTACATCACCTTCGGAATTTCCAGGGTGGAGAACAACCTGATCCTTAAAATAGCAGATGACGGGCAGGGAATTGATCTGGATAAAGTGATTCAAAAGGCACGCTCTCATCCGGGTCTTGATTCCTCTCTGCTTCAGCAATGGATTGACCGTCAGGTTGCCTGGAAAATCCTGTTTTTACCGGGATTCAGCACCGCCTCGAAGGTAACCGATGTTTCAGGACGTGGTGTGGGAATGGATGCGGTGAAAGCGATGATTGAAGAATTGGGCGGTTCGCTTGAGGTTGAAACCGAACCGCAGCAGGGAACAGCCTTTGTGTTGAATATCCCCTTGAAAAATTGA